The nucleotide sequence CAGCCCACTCATAACCACCAATATTCCCACAGAAACGGCAGCTCCCATGATCACAAGCTTGCAAGTGGAATAACGGCCATTTGGAATTGGAACCACGTCCACGCTTGTGCGGTCAAGGGTAATTGGATTTCGCTGTCTCAGACTCACTGCTAGTCTTGAAGCTCTGTGCTGTTTGAGTTTCAAATCTGTACCAGAGGACGATGTAACTATGTTTGGCTTGATGCCTTTCACAAATAATAAATGATGACGCTCTGAGAAACAAGGATTGGAAGGCCTTGCAATGTCAAGTTCTGATCTCAGGCTCAGATTCTTCAACATCTTCTTGAGTAACTTATGATAGCTCACACCAAAATTAGTGCAAAACCAATACTCGTTCCTCCTCTTCTCTTGTATACAAAGCACATCTGCTGAGACTTTAGATATCCGTATCTTATCTTCCCAATTCCCATAGCTTGGCATCCATCATCCATGTGTAGCGCTATGTTAtccgcctattttttttttttttagcacACCCCATGCTGGGCTTAATTGCTCACTTTTGCCATTCATATCTTGAAATGTTGGGCCTTATTTTTTAAGGGCTCCCAACATTTAAGATTTTGGAGTTTGAAAATTCTTCTGGGCTCGCCTTAACAATAATTAGGTTATATGACCAAAAACAAATAAAGAATTAGGTTAGGATCCtagttgaaattaaaaataacttttggagaaaaaattgaaaaattttaaaccaCCAAAAAATTCAAAAAGGTTTAGATGGTGGCAagatataaaaaaaaggaaagtcTAGGGCCCagcaattttttaaaaagttggtcaatatttaactatcaaaagaaaattgaatgatcTTATACCATTGGAtttaatctcacactattaaaaatactatGGATGggcaattgatggttacaaaatacaaaagttacTGACCCTCTATTACTcctcaaaaaaaaatttagccAACTACAACATAAACTCAAGTCCattttttgtgtttctatttttaaaattcaaagagTTACAAAAATAAGAGTAAAATTCGATTTCTAAGAAAGTTAGATGCAAAAAATAGATCTctaaatttccttttttttttttaaccaaaaataggagactcgaacccgcaacctcttaattaagtatggggagactatgccatttgagctattactcattggcctctaaattttttttatcattgatAAAGTGACAAactgataataaaaaataataaattttaatacctCTAAcatttcccaaaatcaaatggcCATTAAAATTTTGCATCACCATATGCGATCAAGTAAGCACTTCCTATAATTATTTAGAACTGTTGCTCTAAAGTTAAACATTAGTTATACAATTATTTCGTTTACCACGTCAGAATTTTATATGCAATTGGCAATATCTTTTCTTAACTaatctgttttttttttgtcattttattGGAACTGAGTATGCGGAAGGCAGAAGACAGAGAAGTGTTCTCATTAAGTCTCAACAACAAAATCTCTCATTCTNNNNNNNTTATTGCTGTGGTGGCACAGATTTATAGAAAGAAAATGAATGCAAAGAATAAGGTGCCACCAGGGCCATGGAAGTTGTCTTTAATAGGGAACCTTCATCAACTAGCACTAGCAGGAAAGAGGGTTAAGATATTAGCATAAATGAGAAAGATATGCACTTTGGAGCTTCTAAGCTATAAGGGAATGCAGGGAAGCATGCAACATGTATGACTTTAACTGGGAGCTCCCTAATGGAATCAACAAACACTTCTCAAATAAACTATGTTTGCTACATCAAACATAAAAAAATCAAGGACTATCTTTACAAAACAGGCTTTATCTGAGTATTTTGTTTACATATTAGGAACTTGACTTTAGGACGGAttaaaaaaatgattttattGATGTCATCAAACCATTAGTTAATCTAATGTCCAAAATCTTGTACGTTTCAGTTTCAGCCGGCTAGGTTTTGTCAGCATTATATTCGCACAAGGTCGACAAAGTCGAAAACAGAAGCCAGACATATTTCTTTTTGTGTTTAACGTTAGACAACGCTTAAACAAGcaaggaaagaaagaaacaaataacaTAAGCATTTGTTTTGCATGTTTGAGTTGGTAAAGGAATCTATCATTGACTCAGACAACCAATTACTCATCTTAAAGTTTTATTGACTCAGACAAATAAAATACAGCAAGAAATAAACATGAATAGGATGTAAAAATACATTAAGCGAAAGCATCCTTCAAAGAGAGAATTAGATCTGCCAATGGAAGTTGATTCATCCTTGGTGTTCATCATAACAAGTTTCCTCATCTCGGCACTATTGCTATGGCTTGCAAAGAAGGGCAAGAGTGTCCATAAAGTGCCACCTGGGCCATGGAAACTACCTCTCATAGGGAACCTGCATCAACTTGCAGGCTCACTTCCACACCATGCTCTCagaaaactagcaaacaaacacGGTCCACTCATGCACCTTCAACTGGGTCAGAATTCTGTAGTGATTGTTTCATCCCCCAACATGGCCAGAGAAATCATGAAGACGCATGATCTTGCTTTTGCAGACAGGCCTGAGTTCCTTCCTTCCAAGATCATGGCATACGGATCAATAGACATTGCGTTCGCTCCCTATGGCCAATACTGGAGACAGATGAGGAAGATATGTACACTTGAGGTTCTAAGTTCAAAGAAGGTTCAGTCTTTCTCCTTTATCCGAGAAGAGGAGGT is from Arachis ipaensis cultivar K30076 chromosome B01, Araip1.1, whole genome shotgun sequence and encodes:
- the LOC107636767 gene encoding uncharacterized protein LOC107636767 yields the protein MPSYGNWEDKIRISKVSADVLCIQEKRRNEYWFCTNFGVSYHKLLKKMLKNLSLRSELDIARPSNPCFSERHHLLFVKGIKPNIVTSSSGTDLKLKQHRASRLAVSLRQRNPITLDRTSVDVVPIPNGRYSTCKLVIMGAAVSVGILVVMSGLDGQRAWALGPEGPLVEEFWDNVRRYALYALTVSTGAIYTIVQPILELLKNPISAILVIAIFAASIFIVSQVLTAMVGVSDFTYNYAY